GTTTGGCCAGTTCGGTTAATCCGGCACGGTCTGCGGCAATATTTAATAAACGGGCCGAACGAGCCAAGATATCTGTAATTTCCTTGATTTCGTAAAAACCCAAGTTAAATACAATGCCGAAGCGGTCGCGCAGCGGTCCAGTCAGTAATCCGGAACGAGTCGTGGCACCCACCAAGGTAAATTTCGGTACCGCTAATTTGAGCGTGGTGGAGCCGGCACCTTTGCCGGTATTGATAAAGAAAGTAAAATCTTCCATGGCCGGATATAACGCCTCTTCTACGGCCGGATTCAAACGGTGGATTTCATCTACAAATAAAATATCTCCGTCGGCCAGTTCGGTGGTGAGCATGGCGGCCAAATCCCCCGGGCGCGCCAGTACAGGGCCGGAGGTTACTTTAATGTTAACTCCCATTTCTTTGGCTAAGATATTGGCCAGCGTAGTTTTTCCAAGCCCCGGTGGAGAATAAAACAGACAATGGTCCAAGGCTTCCCCGCGGCTGCGGGCGGCTTCAATAAAAATGCGCAAGTTTTCTTTTAATTTATCTTGCCCAACAAATTCGTCTAGGTTATTAGGGCGCAAGGCCGCTTCCAAGCCACCTTGTTCTTCCGCTAATTGCTGTACGTTTAATACTTCGTTTTGATTGGTCATTTTTTAAGTACCCGTAACGCTTCGGTAATGATACGTTCAATTTTTTCCGAAGGAGAAATTCCTTCTTGATATAATTGTTCAATAGCCCGTCTGGATTCGGCGGCAGAATAGCCTAAGGCCGTAAGTGCCTCTAATACTTCGCTCATGTAAGGAGCTTGGTCCAATACTTTGATTTTGCTGCTTCCCTGCACGCTGACGGCATCCATTTTGTCTTTCAGAGAATTGATTAATTTTTCGGCTGTTTTAGCGGTAAAGCCAAAGATGCCGGTCAAAATTTTTGGATCGCGGGCCAAAATGGCCTGATGAAAATCTGCCACAGAACGTAAGGCCTTGTTCAAATATTCCAATGCTTTTTTGGCCCCTGTATTGGGAATAGCCGTCTTGAAAAGGGTCCACAACTCTTTGTCTTCTTTGGTCAAAAACCCGTACAATACAGTGCCGTCATAGGGGGAAATAGACTCGGCAATATAGAGCGCAATTTCCCGTCCAGAGTCCAACTCGGCGGCATTGCTGCGGGCCAAATTAATCTCATACCCTACTCCACCGCAGACTAAGATGACACTTTCTTCGCGTACTTCCAATATCGTTCCCTGTAAATAAGCAATCATAGTTCTATTTTAGCATATCTGTCAGGAACACTTGCGAAATATCGGAAAAGTAAAAGGTTGCAAGGAGTTTTTAGTTTTTGATATAGTTTTGTACAAGGAGATGTTCGAGAGGTGTGTTGCATATGAAATTGTGGAATAAAGGAATATGGTGGGCTATTTGGGGTTTAATCTTCATGTGGGCAGTTGCATGCCGGGTTCTGATTGTAGAGATTGGACTGGAGTATGATGAGGTATTTACAGCGATTACCTCTAATCCGGCGCTATCGTTTGGCTGGATAATCTCTCATTGGTTGATGGTGGATGTACACCCGCCTTTACACAATTTTATTTTGCATATCTGGAATTATTTTACTCCGTATGGGTCGGAAGTATGGTTAAGAATTCCCAGTATATTGTTTACAATGGGTACTTTTTTATCTGCCTGGTTTTTGTTTCCCAAACGGTGGGGATACCAACTTCGCCTTGTTTTCCTGCTCTTTTTGGCTAGCAATGGCTACATGATTATTTACTCCCAGCATGCACGTCCCTATGCATTGATGTTGTTATTGTCTACGATACTGACTTTTAATTTCCTGGAAATATCACGCTTGGTGGTACATAAACGCGATATCCCCCGTTCAAAATGGATGGTGTTTGGTATATTTTCTTTGCTCTTGAGTTATAGCCACTACTTCGGAGCATTATTATTTGGTATTTTTTCCGTGTTGCTGTTCGTGCAAGCATGGTACCACAAACGTCCCTTAAAGTGGTTTATCGCAGTGCCGGTGGTGGTATTTATCTTATTCCTTCCGTGGTTACTTCCGAATTTATGGACAAATATCGGTTTGCAACGTTTTGAAGGAGAGTGGTGGGGAAACGAGAAAGCGTGGAGTAAAGTCCCTTTTAACTTTTCCGTGTTCTTTTTTACCTCGTTTATTAGTTTGGGAATATGGATTGTTACGATGATCATCGGGGCTATTTATCAATATCTGCGCTATCGTAAAACACACGTATTTGCCTATTCGCGGGAACTGATATTACTAGGTATTACGCTAGTGAGTGTAGTAGGTATTGCATTCTTGTTGTCTATAAAAATTCATTTGTTTTTTGGCCGATATTTTACGGAAATACTACCAGCATTTTACATATTTATTTGTTTGCTGATTGCGCCTCTGGCACGAAAATCAAATATTATTTGTTTGGCGATGACAATTGCATTTATAATGGCTGTGTTCGTATTTTATAGAGAGTATCCTTCTTTCCTAAAACCGAATAGTTTTTCGGCACGCGCTACGGCTGCCTTCTGGCGAGATCGTTTCCCGGAACAGGATTTATTAGTGGCCAGTATGACCGGATACCCACCTGCTTCCATGAATGCCATGTATGGTTATTATTTGAATGATGTATGGAAGAAAAATGTGAAAGTATATGAGTTATTCCATATTCCGGAAGAGGAGCGGGAAGCAATTTTAAATGCTCATCCGGAATCTTGGATTTATTTGCCGGCTTGTATGGATAAAGATCTTCCGCGCTTAGCGCAAAAATGGAAACGTTCCATCCTGTTGCGGCGGACGTTTGGCGCATCTTGTTATGTTCAAGTATCTCCTTACGGGGATATGCGCCCTCCAAAAGAATGGTTTCGATAGGAGCTTGTAAGGAGTATTAGATGAAACAATTATCTATTGTGGTGCCCGTTTATAATGAACAAGAAATGATTCCTCTGTTTTTCAAGCGGATGGAGGGTTTGCTCCGGGAACGTTTCACGTACGAATATGTATTTGTCAATGACGGAAGCAAAGATAATTCGCTGGCTATTTTGAAAGAATTAGCTGCGCAACATAGCTGTGTAAAAATTGTTTCCTTATCGCGGAATTTTGGAAAAGAGGCGGCGGTAACGGCCGGACTTTCTTATACGCAGGCCCAAGCGGTTGTTATTATGGATGTGGATTTGCAAGATCCGCCCGAGTTGATTCCTACATTTTGGGAAAAATTTGAGCAAGGATATGAAAATATATATGGGCAACGAGTGGACCGTTCCTCCGATTCCTTTTTCAAACGCATCACGGCGCAATCCTTTTACAAGCTGTATAATAAAATGGCTTCTTGGCCCATTCCTTATAACACGGGGGATTTTCGGATGATGAGCCGCCGTGCGGTGCAGGCGGTATGCAGTTTGCCGGAAAAAGAACGTTTTATGAAGGGATTATTTTCCTGGGTGGGATACAAAAGTATTGCCGTTCCCTACCGGCGTGAATCTCGGGCGGCCGGACAGACCAAATGGAATTACTGGAAATTGTGGAATTTTGCTTTAGGGGGGATTACTTCCGCCACCTCTATTCCGCTGAAACTGTGGACGTATTTTGGTTTATTGGTTTCGTTCGGGGCTTTTATATTTGCGGCATGGATTGCCTATAAAAAATGGGTATGGGGCAACCCGGTAAGCGGGTACGCTTCCTTGATGGTAACCATTTTGTTTTTCAGCGGCGTACAGCTGATTACTTTAGGAGTTATCGGAGAGTATTTGAGCCGTATTTTTGTAGAAGTAAAACAACGGCCTGCTTACTTGGTGGATGAAACCATTAATTTGAGCGAGTAGTACGCACTTTTCTGGTGATTGTTTGTATTTGGGCGGCTTTGGCCGCCT
This DNA window, taken from Elusimicrobiaceae bacterium, encodes the following:
- the ruvB gene encoding Holliday junction branch migration DNA helicase RuvB, which produces MTNQNEVLNVQQLAEEQGGLEAALRPNNLDEFVGQDKLKENLRIFIEAARSRGEALDHCLFYSPPGLGKTTLANILAKEMGVNIKVTSGPVLARPGDLAAMLTTELADGDILFVDEIHRLNPAVEEALYPAMEDFTFFINTGKGAGSTTLKLAVPKFTLVGATTRSGLLTGPLRDRFGIVFNLGFYEIKEITDILARSARLLNIAADRAGLTELAKRSRGTPRIANRLLRRARDFAQVKGDGVITEEIAITAMNSLDIDSEGLDSVDKRILQALIERFGGGPVGVDNLAIAVSEAVDTLTDAIEPYLIKAGFIARTPRGRVATKKAYDHLGKKRDEGLLF
- a CDS encoding Holliday junction branch migration protein RuvA — protein: MIAYLQGTILEVREESVILVCGGVGYEINLARSNAAELDSGREIALYIAESISPYDGTVLYGFLTKEDKELWTLFKTAIPNTGAKKALEYLNKALRSVADFHQAILARDPKILTGIFGFTAKTAEKLINSLKDKMDAVSVQGSSKIKVLDQAPYMSEVLEALTALGYSAAESRRAIEQLYQEGISPSEKIERIITEALRVLKK
- a CDS encoding glycosyltransferase family 39 protein, with protein sequence MKLWNKGIWWAIWGLIFMWAVACRVLIVEIGLEYDEVFTAITSNPALSFGWIISHWLMVDVHPPLHNFILHIWNYFTPYGSEVWLRIPSILFTMGTFLSAWFLFPKRWGYQLRLVFLLFLASNGYMIIYSQHARPYALMLLLSTILTFNFLEISRLVVHKRDIPRSKWMVFGIFSLLLSYSHYFGALLFGIFSVLLFVQAWYHKRPLKWFIAVPVVVFILFLPWLLPNLWTNIGLQRFEGEWWGNEKAWSKVPFNFSVFFFTSFISLGIWIVTMIIGAIYQYLRYRKTHVFAYSRELILLGITLVSVVGIAFLLSIKIHLFFGRYFTEILPAFYIFICLLIAPLARKSNIICLAMTIAFIMAVFVFYREYPSFLKPNSFSARATAAFWRDRFPEQDLLVASMTGYPPASMNAMYGYYLNDVWKKNVKVYELFHIPEEEREAILNAHPESWIYLPACMDKDLPRLAQKWKRSILLRRTFGASCYVQVSPYGDMRPPKEWFR
- a CDS encoding glycosyltransferase family 2 protein — encoded protein: MKQLSIVVPVYNEQEMIPLFFKRMEGLLRERFTYEYVFVNDGSKDNSLAILKELAAQHSCVKIVSLSRNFGKEAAVTAGLSYTQAQAVVIMDVDLQDPPELIPTFWEKFEQGYENIYGQRVDRSSDSFFKRITAQSFYKLYNKMASWPIPYNTGDFRMMSRRAVQAVCSLPEKERFMKGLFSWVGYKSIAVPYRRESRAAGQTKWNYWKLWNFALGGITSATSIPLKLWTYFGLLVSFGAFIFAAWIAYKKWVWGNPVSGYASLMVTILFFSGVQLITLGVIGEYLSRIFVEVKQRPAYLVDETINLSE